Proteins from a genomic interval of Arthrobacter sp. CAN_C5:
- a CDS encoding alpha/beta hydrolase: MPSPITVRRQASVVTMTYLRAAQRYWIFPSLAVGGASPTIFMVHGFRGDHHGLLRIIEELPTHRVVVPDLPGFGQSEALEGVHDVDAYARFVGFSLAELGLGSDTVLLGHSFGSIVASRWAADHPSAIAALILINPICEPALEGSNRLASTAAALYYRVGAALPERLGVALLGNPLIVLGMSSMMAKTRDRALRKYIHGQHISYFSKYASRRVLLEAFQASITGTVRDSAARLAMPVLLIAAEKDDLGSVAGQHALAGLIPHARLEIIDGVGHLVHYETPHVAARLIESFLGGTHE, encoded by the coding sequence GTGCCTTCCCCGATAACTGTGCGCCGCCAGGCCTCGGTGGTGACCATGACCTATCTCCGAGCGGCTCAACGCTACTGGATCTTCCCGTCCCTGGCCGTCGGCGGCGCTTCGCCGACAATCTTCATGGTGCATGGTTTCAGGGGTGACCACCACGGGTTGCTCCGCATCATCGAGGAACTGCCCACGCACCGGGTTGTGGTGCCGGACCTTCCCGGTTTCGGCCAATCCGAGGCTCTGGAGGGCGTGCACGACGTCGACGCGTACGCGCGGTTTGTCGGTTTCAGCCTTGCGGAGCTCGGATTGGGCTCCGACACGGTACTGCTCGGCCACTCCTTCGGGTCGATCGTCGCGTCCCGGTGGGCAGCAGACCATCCCTCCGCGATTGCCGCCCTGATCCTGATTAATCCCATCTGTGAGCCTGCGTTGGAAGGTTCCAACCGGCTGGCCTCCACAGCGGCCGCACTGTACTACCGGGTCGGCGCTGCGCTCCCGGAGCGGTTGGGAGTGGCACTGCTGGGGAATCCACTCATTGTGCTCGGCATGAGTTCAATGATGGCGAAGACCCGGGACCGGGCACTCCGGAAGTACATTCACGGCCAGCACATCAGCTACTTCAGCAAGTACGCCAGCCGCCGGGTCCTGCTCGAAGCGTTCCAGGCGTCCATTACGGGAACGGTCAGAGACAGTGCGGCGCGGCTCGCCATGCCCGTTCTGCTGATCGCTGCCGAGAAGGACGACCTCGGCTCGGTCGCCGGACAGCATGCACTTGCCGGCCTGATCCCACACGCGCGGCTCGAAATCATCGACGGGGTGGGCCACCTGGTGCACTATGAGACCCCCCACGTAGCGGCCCGCTTGATTGAGAGTTTCCTGGGAGGGACACACGAATGA